In Enoplosus armatus isolate fEnoArm2 chromosome 12, fEnoArm2.hap1, whole genome shotgun sequence, the DNA window AGTGGTATTCCTGAAAGAAGTTGTGTCCTGTTCCTCAGAGGCAGGCGGCGCTGCTGAAACAGCTGCAGATACAGCTGAAGAAGGAGCGAGCGGAGAGTCTGCTCATGGAGGcgagagtcagagaggaaatCAGCAGAGAGTTCTCAGAGCTCTTCTCTGAGATGCAGAATGACTACAAgtgagacattttctgtttatatACGTCTGGGAAAGCTCTGGGTCTGAtatttaaataatacaaatgtgtgtgtttggttcagTGACCGCCTggcgagggagagagacatcTTGGAGGAGCGAGCAGAAAGGAGACTGGAGATCTTCAAGAACCTCATTGACAAAATGGCCACCGCTGGACCCAGTCCAGACGCTCAAACCATGGTAACGCAATCTCTCTTTTCCTTGGATCACACTCCATGTATTGcgtgttttgtttatttattggctGATTAAATGTTATGCACGCTAAAAAAAGAGTTTTGATAACAAAGATTTAATGAttaaaacatgactgaaatgGCACGTAAGCAGAGGCTGTATTTGATACCTATCACATTACATCTTAGTGACAAGATTCTTGTGCTACACTCACACTTCACACACCCAGTTCTCACTAACAGAGTTTCCTTAATTATTGAGTTTGACCGGTCTTTGACCTGCTTCTGCCTACAGCTTGtcattgaaataataatgatgctTCTTGGAACGACTCTATTTGCTGGGAGAGCAAAGGGAATAGCAAGGTCTCTAACATTTCATAAAAGCACAGACAAGTTATTTGATCTCTTTTTGACATCCTTTATTAATTACCCAAGGAGAAATTTGTATGTAGCTGCTCAAGCAGGTATGGGTTAATTATCTCTCCAGGACACTCTTGACAGGTGAACTGCCTCAGGGCACCAAACCTGGATGTCCTGACTTACGGGATGTGCTCGCTAATCTCCCTGAATAATTTCTCTGATGTTTGCTTCCTCCTGCAGGACAAATCTCTGGACTCCTACTCCTCTGAATTGGCAGGCATTATGATGGCCACTGAGGCTGCTCATAAATGTCTGGGTTCAGGCCGAACAGGGACTCagggagacagaagagacactgtagaggagctggagaggaaggTGTTGGAACTGAATGAGTACCAGAAGAAAGTCCAAGAGCAGATTGCTCACAAGCACAATGGTAAAAACACCTATGAATCCATGAATGTCTTTATCTGTTCGAAAGGCAGATGTTGGatacagatggaggaggaaaatACAAACTGAGCTCCTTTCACTgtcataaatgtaaatattctaaACATCCAACAGCATAAGTTCATGACCTCCGTGGTGTTTTCTGTTACACTCGGCACACATCTCGGATCAGTTCAGTCATATCACAATTATTTCCTCATTAGAAAGAGGTTCCAaagaaaactgttcacagtgcAGTCTGTGGATTAGAGTTACAGAGACTTCTCAAatccaaagaaaaaacaactattTGCATGGTTTGGTGCCACTAATGTTATGTGGGAAATAGGTTATTTTGTAATTGAGGAGAACCGAGTTAAAGGCATTAGTTATCCTCAAACCATGAAGGCCATGCATTCACAATTACTGACAAtagcaacacattttattatagaAATGTCAATAATTCAACAGCCTTCATGCCAGTATTGTAAGCTAATCTCTTCGATGGTGCAAAATGGTAAGTGGCTTTCTGTGATTTCCAAAATTGACAGTTTGACACCAGTGTGTCACCTCCGGCCTACTTTCCAcatcctgttttatttctttatcttcTGTGTTATTTCCTAGGTGAAGCCAGTGGTGCTgatgaagagaaagggaggcTTCTCTTTCAGCTCCAAGAGAAGTCATCAGAGGTTGCCCGGCTGGAGAAACACGTGGGAGACCTGCAGAGAGTGTCAGAGCTGGGCTCACAAGGTCGCTCCTCGCTGGTTGAGGAGGACAGTCCACATGTGAGAGAGCGGCTGCAGGTAAGAACCCTGAGCCAAGGAGCACCTGACCAGGAGGAGGTGCCCTGAAAGACAAGAAGCAATGTAGTAGAACCAGTTGTCACTGAAGGACCGGCTGAATTAGTATTATCTCGGCTCTTACGGTATTAGGCTTcgtggtttgttttttcttctctagATGTATTCATTTCCCCTCATCATAGTTATGCAACTCTGCTCATTTATGCTGCCACAGGCTAGTAATGTTGACCAATGAGCATCTCCTTTTTCAGAGGTACCTTGGCAGCAGGAGGgtaaaatgtttccatttcacTTTGTGCACTCACATTTTTTTATAGGTTCACAGAGTTAAACCAATGACCTGTTCACAAGTTCACCTTTCTAACCCCCAGGCTGTCACTGGCCTACATAGTGTTAGCCTGATGTTTGTCATAGGGCCCAGCATGTACGTGTAGGGCCGGCTCATATCTAGGTTagcatgtaaaatatttaacatttattgagaaaggagaaaatataACATCATTTCAACTCAATATGACTGTTTTAAGTTTGCCTGGACACTAGAACATGACTGCAGTTCTCAAAGGACTCATTTGGCCTTGACAGGTGATGCACCATATTTAAATTTTATTCAGAACCAGCCACTAAGCCTTATTCTCATTCTGCCAGTCACCGGGAATTTTTCTAAATGGGCTTAAAACAAAGGCACCAGTTGCCACCTGGAAAGTATGAAATCATAACACTGATATACTTTAGGAAGTGGTCGACAGTAATGTAGGTTATATGACTTCCTATGTCATTAACATTTATGGGTGGCCCTTTTAAAATAACATGCCTGAGATCACTGATGAGACTTGTTCATCTCTGTTTTCAGTGACACTCTTCCCACCCTGGTTAAGGTTATTCAGTGCTGTTTAAATATTACAATAGGAATAAGTCAATACTCCTATCACCTAGGAGGCGTTGGCTGCCCttgagaaggagaagagagccAGAGAAGATGCCCTCGCTGCTTTGGAGTACCAGACTTTGGGAAAAGAGGAGGTGCTGGCATCcttagaggaggagaggaaagcaagGCAGGAGGCCCTTGCTACACTACGGGAGCTGAAGCAAAGCAAAGACGAGACGCTATCATCCcttaaagaagagagaaaaggcaacGAGAAAGCCATGGCAGCCCTTGAAACCGAGAGAAGAGCCAAAGAGGATGCCATTGCAGCCCATTCAGAAGAGAAGCAAAACAGAGAGGATGTCCTTGCTGCTCTTGGTGAAGAGAGGAGTGGCAAAGAGGAGGCTCAGTCTGctctggaggtggagaggaaggagatcAGCAGGCTGgttgaggagagagaaaagaggcaaCAGGAGGGTGATGCACTTCGACAAGAAGTCAGAGAGCTGACTGCCAAATTGGAAGCCGTAGAGCACCAGGTGGGCTATATTACGATTTTAATCTTTTGGTCAAATTAAACTGTAAATCCACCACCCGGCAAAAGAGGGGATATAGCTGAAAACGGCACAGcgtaaaatgtttaattattcatgacACAATGCTACTTTGTGTAAATTACCACAGGTGACCAGCAAAACGGAGAGAGCTGAACAAGTGTTACTCCAACTACAAACTGCTCAGGCACCACTGGACGAACACTCCAAGGAGATCCAGGAGAAAACTTCCCAGATCCACAACCTGACGCAGGAAGTTCAAAGCCTGAAACGGGAACTGCAGACTTCAGCAGCATCATCTGGTGGTGTAGATGATCAGCTGAGAGAAGAAGTGTCGGAGCTTAGGAAGAACGTGActgaggaaaaggagaaaaatgagAGCAAGCACAGACACATACTGGAGCTGGAGCAAAAGCTAGCACAGGCAAAAGAACAGTTggcacacaaacagctgatctCCGACCAGCAGCTTGGACTGTTTACTGAGAAGCTGAATTTACAAGAAGCAGCTTCAAAACAGGAAGTTGAAGATTTGAGAAAGAAGCTTCAGAAGCAGGAAGAGAAATCGCAGCAACCACTGGAGGAGCTCAGGTCCAAGCTCGAGTGCCAAGAACATGCTTCCAAAGAAGTAGAACAGCTGAGAGCAGAACTTGAGGAACAGATACAGCAGGTAGAGGAGCTCAATGAGAAGCTGCGGGAACAAGAGGTGATATCACAACAGCAGTTGGAGgagttaaaacacaaactgagtgAACAAAACGAAACCTCCAGCAAACTTTTTGCTGATCTCAAGCAAAAGCTCAGTATTCAGGAGCAAACTACAGAGCTGCTCAAGGTCGAACTAGAAGAAGCTAGGTTTAAAGGTTCAAGCAGTTCCTGTagctctgctgctgaagaagatcTCAAGAGGTTGAACTCTGATCTCCAGACTGAGATCGCAGCCCTGAGGACAGAGGTTTCCAGCAAGGAAAAAGCAAAGGTGTCTCCCAGCCAAACTGAAGCTCAGCTAGCTTcttcagagatggagagaatgctaaaagaaaaggacagacaggtggaggagaagcTAGCTGAGTCAGAGAAAGcatctgcagggagagaggcagagctgcagaaaaagCTGCTGGAAAGGGAGGCACAGGTAACATCCCTGCAGAGGAGCCTGCAAAAGGCGCAGGAGCAGCGGGAGGACGAGGAGAGCCAGGCAGTCCAGGAGGCCCGGCACAGGGAGGTAGAAAGGCGCAgggagctgctggctgtggcaCACGAGGCTATCGCTCAGAAGGATGCAGAGCtggaaaagaaagcagaagagATCAGCAGGTAAACCGTCATTTCCTTTAGTCATTCAGTTTCCTTAGTATTTTTAATGGTAGGCTGCTGTTTTCCTGGTGTTTTCTTTCCGATCTTTTAGGACTTCAGTAAAGAGTCCTGTACTATATTTCCCTCTCTAAGTCCCTTGATAAGACAGGTAATACTTCTGTTTATTACAGACAGTAGTCACTAAATAAGTTCATGTCATTTCAGGTCTGTGtttcttcattatttatttataattatagGCTATAAACAAAGAATATTTTACATCAAAACAAACTATTTCCAGAATGTCTAGTATAGTTGAAAATAGCCGAGATTAATAAAAGAgccctaaaaaacaaaatgtttgatatCTAAAATATAATACTATGATAATGGACTCCCATCAGAAAGCAGTTTGTTGCTACACTGGAGTTTATTATCATTCCCTGAGTTTCAGAGAAAACTAATAAACTTTGAGAAGCAGTATGAAGAGCTGTGATGGTGTTCTGGATCACAATGTACTATCCTGTCTTTTTTAAAGCACTGGTAGCAGTTCATTGTTATCTTGTCTTACTTTCCCAGACTAAAGGAAAATGCCAAGCAGGACTCTGAGAAAGTCAAGAGCCTCAGCCTCGACCTTCAGAGGAAAGAGGACAACGATTCAGACCTCAGAGAGAAACTAGCCGACTACAAGAAGCAGATCCAGCAGGTCCAGAAGGAGGTACACGCATCATTAAACACAATCTCAATCATGACAGAAGTGAAAATAACCGCCAATCAATTTTTTATGTTAAGAAAGATAAAGATCAACAATATATCTTCGTCAACCTCAACTATCAATATCAGTACTGGCCTCAAAAAGAATGTGTCTGTCGGGCTACAGTGGGATATTGAACACGTTTGTAGCTCATTGATATAGACCCAGTGTGTAAAGACACGAGAGCGGAGACATTCTGGTCTCATGCCATCTAGAATGGCAGCAGATTGTCTCCAGAGGACACGATGGAGCCGAAACATGACACGGCTGCACACGGCGGACAGTGTGGGTTATTTAAAGCAGAGCGAATTACTTTTATCTGTAATGTTGTGTAAACTTTCGTTCACTGCTTTTTTCCTCTGAAGATCTCGTccatgagagaagaagaaaagcttcTGAGGCAGAAGGTGGCTGACATGGAGAAAGCCAAGAAGCAGCTTCAGTCTGAGCTCGCCAACAGAGACAGAACCAtccagcaactcaaaatggtgAGATAATCTGTCTTTCACTGGATTGCACTGGCACAACTCCACCTACTTCATAGGAGAAGGCATGGAGAAGGGACAAAGTCTGAAGAGGTCCTTATATTACAATGTCTTGACCTCTCACATTTCCATTTACCAAACCAAGTCTCTGAAGGCTTTAGCTCCTTTCGCCCTGAAAGAGCAGCACCCTCTTCCTGTTGTGTGCCAGTAAGCAGTCCAACGGATTTCCCTTTGACTGCCTCCATACTGGAATATTGATGTGCCATCGTaatgctctcctcctctctttatcGCCTCCTCCAGGAACAAACATCCGACGCCAAGTCTGATCAGACACTGCAGCTCTATCAGAAGGCCTGTAAAGGTAAAcgatgtgtgtctctgtgtgcgaAAGCATTTTGTCAGGTTTGTTGAAAGAGACCTGACATTGAAATCAGCATGGCCACTCTTTTGTAGGGCTGCAACGGATTATCAATCTATTGATCGAtatgttatttttctgattaatcatttggtctaaaaaatagtaaaaaaaaaagaccccatcacaagttcccagagcccaagatgacatcttcagattgcttgttttgtctgactcaccggatgtaggctgttgggataagtctgccgctggccgactatttcagtcggtATTCTCCTCCCCTCCCGTTATCTCCGCTTTGCAAGAGCACCTCCGCttcatcctgggcttagcgccgccgcccaagacgattgtgattggttcaAAGAAGTACAAACAAGCCATAACGTTTTTTCCCATGTAACAGAATGATAATtggttcagccagacctttctccagcacTGGCTATGCGACACTAGACCAACAGAAACCAAaggatattcaatttacaatcatttaATGTAATAGTGTCATAGAATTCATAGTTACCAGTCTTCAAGTATGTCTGTCCTGTTCTCAAACTGAATCTCCCAAGTGTCTTTTCTGGTGAGACGTTTTTGCAGCCTGTTTATGGAAGGGCAGTGAAAGGAGAATACCTCCCTCAGGGATCAACATATTATAGCCAGAGTGGCGTTCTGAGTGTAAACCTGTACCTGGatgggtgtgttgttgttgatttataGACCTTGAAGCCAAGGAGCGTGTGATGGAGGACATGCGTTTGGCTCTGACGGAGCAGGAGGACACGCAGGAGCAGATGGAGCAGGCCTTGGAGGAGAAACTTAACCTCATCCAGGAGCTCTCCGGTGGTAAGACAAAGGATCTGAAAGATCAAGGAAAGAGCATGAAAAGCAAATTTGACTTTGTGACAAGAATGtaaatttcattgttttgaattaaaaaggTGTTTGGCCCATGGACAGCTTAGTCTAATCCTCTTATCCTGCAGAGAACCGagatgattctgattctgattctgaatgttCATAAAACACACTAAATGCAACTGAGTGGATAGTGAGACTGCAGTAAACTTGTATTTTCTCACAGCAACACTTGTTTACACTGAACAGGTGTATGAAAAAGTATTAACTCTCTGGTTTTAACGGTTTCAGAAGTGGAGAAATTGAAAGGGATGTTGTTGCAGCAGAACCGTGGAAACCACATGCACCGTCAAGTCGACAGCCCATCAGATGACCTCAAACTGGCCAAACAGGAAGCTGCCCAGGTTCAGGAAAGCTTCAAGGTAATGAAGAGAAGTTATTTTCACATGTTGTATGAGGTGGTAGGAAATGTGTGTTCTCAAATGCAATTTGATGGAAGAAAACGTTAAGAAGTTTACATTCAATAGGAATAGTTATGATTAATAGATAATTAGTTAATCAGCgttgaaaatgtgaaagacatttttctgtGAAGATTCTCAGTCATCCACAAAGTACAAACAGTATTTGTACATCCTCCCTTGCATTTCTCTCTTGCAGAACTTAAAACAGGTCCTCCAAcaaaaaatgacagtaaatggACAACTTGCCTTCATCACATAGTGTTCAGGTTCTTTAATAAGAACTAGtaagactgactgactgactgttgtCAGATCAGGGTAGCTTGTCTTATGTTTctaacactttttttgttgaaatatgcATATATGATTAACAGACATCCTCATTTTGTTTGCAGTTGTGTACAGAGAAACACCAGACCGAACGCAAGAAGTGGCTGGAGGAGAAGCTGTCCCTGATAGGCCAAGCTAAAGAGGCGGAGGACAAGAGGAACCAGGAAATGAGGAAGTTTGCCGACGACAGGGAACGCTACACTCGGCAACAGAGCCAGTTGGTAAGACGACGGTGAACATGCTACAACAACATGCCAAGCACTAGCTGAAATATGTAAACATGCCACCATGCTAGCATTAATCTCAAAGCACAGCTAAGCCAAAGTACACTTGCAGCGCTGAGAGCTGTTCAGCTTAGACTGATGAAAGTTGAACCAAGTCTGACAATGTCAAGCTGAGTGTGGGATGTCTGAAATGGCCACTGTACAGAACCATTTTGATTTGGGTAATATTATGTTTTTCCCCCACTCGTGGCAATGGTCTAAGGAAAGCAAAATTCccaattttaatttgtccaacagatttgttttttggtgttttaatgATCGTTTCAGCCTCACTGGTGTGCTATAGGGCTCTAATATTCTTGTTTCTCAGTACAAAACCAGTATTTTCCACCACCAGGAGTCCTTGTCGTCCCAGCTGGCTGAGAAGGAGCAGACCATGGAGAcgtggaggaaggagagagacactCTGGTAGCAGCTTTGGAGGTCCAGCTACAGAAGCTTCTCTCCAGCcaagcagagaaagacaacCTCATCCAACAGCTACGCCAAAATAACACACAGCCACCACAAGAGGTCAGTATGGCATAATGATGATGTCTCTCAAGTCAGATGACATCCTTTTGATGGATTATTCAATCAACAAAAGCTGGGGGCAGCAGCATTAGAACCCAACAAAATTCAACAGACAAGAATTCCTTGAGATTACTCTCTACTAATTGGTTTCTGTAATGTTACACAGCAGAGGAGCGCTTTTGGTGAGAGATGCTTTcagttttgtcacattttggaGCAGCTTATCCAGTTTGGGGTCATTCTACTCATTAGTCTTgctttcctttccctctctggTAAATTTCAGGAGTTTTAGTAGGTGAACCAGCATTGTTACCGTGGAGCCATATCTTCGTTCCACTTATGTTACGTTTCAGTATTTTGCACTTTGCTGTCTCACATTTTGTCCTCGCGGAGCTTTTGTGTGGTTTTCAAAATTATATAATTTCTTTCATTGTGACCAGACAGTTTCTCCGAGATAACTGTGTGAAGGGCAGGCTGTAATGATTCACCAAATCAAATTAATGCTGGGCTCAATGTCTGATATGGCTGTAttgatttaaacatttgtatTAGGCAAAAATTTGGAGAGAATTGCAGCTTATTTTATGCAGGCGTCTCTGTACCGAAAAGCCACAAATAGTATGAAGGATACTGACTGAGTGCAAACCTGCCGCTGCAGTGCTAATCATACAAGGATTATTGTCATGTATTGAATTAGATTATGTAGAGAGGTGTTTCTTTTATTCGCTCCTCCTCATTTATGTAACTGGAGGACTTTTAATATAATGCAATGCTAAACAGAAACCTCAGTAACTATAAGGCGTTGAACTACCCAACTGTGTTTTGTCCATGCAATGGTTATTAGTAAACTATCAACTAACCCAAAAGTTGGCACTGAATGCACCACATTTTGCCCCAGGATCATCCTGTTGTCTATCAAAACCaatgcatttcattattttcagggTGAGATGAGGGTTATGGAGCACAGTCATAAGATAAGATAccataaaataagataagataatcctttattaatccctcagtggggaaatttgcattgtcccagcagcatacaggatagtgcaatagagacataagtagaaagagaagatataataataaataaagactgaaagaaatgaaggtaaGGGGATTATACTGGATTGCACAtagaggtgtgggtattgcaccatttttacattcagaaatatgtacattcctctgtgtgtgtgtgtgtgtgtgtgtgtgtgtggtctactgggagcaggaCTGATTGTAAAGCATCGCACAATGGAAGCAATTCCGTCATGagtttcacacacagaaaacatcgTCAGTGTCCATGAACTTCCTGTTACAGAGTGGTGACTGTGGCGTCAGCGTAGCGGAGCTGCAGGCTACTCTGTctgagaaggaggcagagatCCTACGACTGAAGGAAGCACTTGAGGCCTCAACAGCCCAACAGGTGGACACGGTCACACAGGTCAGTCTGTGTACCCCTTTTTGGTATCAAATAACAACCCCCGCTAGCTTTGTGGTTTCATCCTTTACAAAGAATAGCAGCAGTGGTCACCTTGAATTcatgtcttttaaaatgtttttcttatttccctGTGACAGACTAAAAGGAATGAAAGCCCTGCTACAGTGGTTGGGAAACCCCAGAGTGAAACCAttgacaggaagtcaggaggaaggaggaataCCAGAGCATCAGTTGGCAGTCAGGTAAGCTCATGAGATGACATGAAGATGGTGTGTGGTACACTTCACGAATCAATCAGTCGATCGTTTTTCCATaatatattacaaatatattttttaacatcaGCAACAATACGCATGACATAACAACACAACATTGATTGGATTAGAGTCACTTTACAGAAATGGTGCCTGATGATTTGAGTGGTGTCACACTGCTTTACATTTATTATTGCTACACAATTTCCACTGcttgaaaggaaaaaaactaaTCTCCTGTTAAAGTGATGCTTCAGGTTGTCATAATGGTGGTTTGAGGTAGTCTGTACATTGGGAGATATCGCAGTGAGCCAGCAGCAACGCTCCAAACGTTCCGACAGTCACGCTCACTTCACGCAGCGATTGGCCGGGTGTGCAGAGGTGGGAAAGTCTTCTTCCACACTGCTACCTAAGtcactttgtgttt includes these proteins:
- the kif20ba gene encoding kinesin-like protein KIF20B, translated to MMESCLNNKADRREQVEGDHLKRDLSSEFSTIPDSQHSSIEEREHLQVFLRIRPFTSAEGDNGESQDCVTIEPPDTVLLKPPSLSLSARLSTDKSLPQTGQRFQFSQVYGPETTQRELFEGTVKDLVKDVLEGGNSLVFTYGVTNAGKTFTFLGPDADVGILPRSLDVIFSSIDEQVFSGMSIKPHRSREFTRLTREQQAEEAMFKRNLFRQLKESEKSNASLLNSTNKTLLEGPSTLLTAVAAEDKISPEVETLTKFSVWVSFCEIYNENIHDLLEVVPSGALRRTALRLSQDVKGNAFVKDLRWVQVNNAEEAYKVMKLGKKNQSFSSTRLNQLSSRSHSIFSVRILRIEDIGSPRVHAVSELCLCDLAGSERCAKTQNKGERLKEAGNINTSLLILGKCINALRHNQQAKLLQHVPFRESKLTHYLQGFFCGRGKACMIVNINQCASMYDETLNVLKFSAVAQKVVVLSTRPLPIMSQRSSNEVSFIINNAEGKAPRGSRRSSLIGWDSSLEDVQEDEDDEYDEERSLMEEPMDQTGNENDDKILICKRAHQRQAALLKQLQIQLKKERAESLLMEARVREEISREFSELFSEMQNDYNDRLARERDILEERAERRLEIFKNLIDKMATAGPSPDAQTMDKSLDSYSSELAGIMMATEAAHKCLGSGRTGTQGDRRDTVEELERKVLELNEYQKKVQEQIAHKHNGEASGADEEKGRLLFQLQEKSSEVARLEKHVGDLQRVSELGSQGRSSLVEEDSPHVRERLQEALAALEKEKRAREDALAALEYQTLGKEEVLASLEEERKARQEALATLRELKQSKDETLSSLKEERKGNEKAMAALETERRAKEDAIAAHSEEKQNREDVLAALGEERSGKEEAQSALEVERKEISRLVEEREKRQQEGDALRQEVRELTAKLEAVEHQVTSKTERAEQVLLQLQTAQAPLDEHSKEIQEKTSQIHNLTQEVQSLKRELQTSAASSGGVDDQLREEVSELRKNVTEEKEKNESKHRHILELEQKLAQAKEQLAHKQLISDQQLGLFTEKLNLQEAASKQEVEDLRKKLQKQEEKSQQPLEELRSKLECQEHASKEVEQLRAELEEQIQQVEELNEKLREQEVISQQQLEELKHKLSEQNETSSKLFADLKQKLSIQEQTTELLKVELEEARFKGSSSSCSSAAEEDLKRLNSDLQTEIAALRTEVSSKEKAKVSPSQTEAQLASSEMERMLKEKDRQVEEKLAESEKASAGREAELQKKLLEREAQVTSLQRSLQKAQEQREDEESQAVQEARHREVERRRELLAVAHEAIAQKDAELEKKAEEISRLKENAKQDSEKVKSLSLDLQRKEDNDSDLREKLADYKKQIQQVQKEISSMREEEKLLRQKVADMEKAKKQLQSELANRDRTIQQLKMEQTSDAKSDQTLQLYQKACKDLEAKERVMEDMRLALTEQEDTQEQMEQALEEKLNLIQELSGEVEKLKGMLLQQNRGNHMHRQVDSPSDDLKLAKQEAAQVQESFKLCTEKHQTERKKWLEEKLSLIGQAKEAEDKRNQEMRKFADDRERYTRQQSQLESLSSQLAEKEQTMETWRKERDTLVAALEVQLQKLLSSQAEKDNLIQQLRQNNTQPPQESGDCGVSVAELQATLSEKEAEILRLKEALEASTAQQVDTVTQTKRNESPATVVGKPQSETIDRKSGGRRNTRASVGSQGSAGCPSVLDSSEISTENGRTSRFPRPELEISFSPLQPNRMALRRQGEENAVTVKITRSARKRKSGEMETSRIFRRSKRRTREEEVAAENRRNTRTKLTPKLTPHQEEISSPAGRHDSQSSMRSRKEGTLQKIGDFLQSSPTLLGTKAKKMMSLVSGRGDADSAASSSSLSLRAKKNKRKLYRPEISSPMDMPSHPIISREPEEKDSDHQIIKRRLRSRMAK